GAACACCAAGAACCATGATGACAAACCAGCCTATGTAGAGTGCTAGCTGAATAGGCAAATCTAACTGGGCTGTAAAAGAGAAAGCCATTAGCAAAAATAAACCAAGTGCAACGATAACTTGCATCAAACTTGGTAAACGGGGGGTGAGTTGCGTCATGCAGAGCCTCTTATATGTGTTATATGCCATATGCGCCTTTGTGTACTGGGAAGGGACATATAGAGAGTGTTTACTCATTTGGGTACCGGATGCACTTTACATGACTCAGAATAATATTTCGAACAAATACAACTCCGATGTGATTTAAGTCTATTGATGTATTTATTGCTAGTTAAATATATTAAATTTGGTTAAATTTAATGGTTTGAAATGAGTTTTTTTGTAAATGATTTGTAGCACGAAGATTTCTCTTGTGTAGATGAATTCTCATGCGCAGTTATGACTGATTGTGGATGAACAAAGAACAGACAAAAAGCGATTTGAAGGCAATATTTAAAAAAAGGAAGCAAAAGTGACAGAAATAAGTGAATTTTTCCTTGAGATTTTGTTGGGAAAATTGAAGTATTGAGGCATCCCTTTTTAAATATTGCACACGGAGAGTTGAGAATGAGAGTAGGTTTAGTCGGTTGGCGCGGCATGGTAGGTTCAGTGCTTATGCAGCGCATGGTTGAAGAAAAAGATTTCGACCTTATTGAGCCGGTATTTTACAGCACTTCTCAGGTAGGTATTCCTGCGCCCTTATTTGGAAACCGTAAGGTGGGCAAAGAAGCAGGTCTTCTACAGGATGCATTTGACATCGAAAGTTTAAAGCAGCTTGATGCAGTCGTTACCTGTCAAGGTGGTAGTTATACAGAGAAAGTCTACCCAGCACTTCGTCAGGCAGGATGGAAAGGTTACTGGATTGATGCGGCATCCACGCTGCGTATGGCACAAGATTCTATCATCGCGCTTGATCCAGTGAACATGGCTCAGATTCAGCAAGGTATCCACGGTGGCACCAATACCTTTGTTGGTGGTAACTGTACAGTGAGCTTGATGCTGATGGGCTTGGGTGGTCTGTTTGAAAAAGGCTTGGTTGAATGGACCAGTGCGATGACTTACCAAGCCGCATCTGGTGCGGGTGCACAGAATATGCGTGAGCTGATTTCTCAAATGGGTGTTATCAACGACTCAGTAAGCTCAGAATTAGCTAACCCATCAAGCTCTATTCTTGATATCGATAAAAAAGTGGCTGATACCATGCGCAGCGGTTCATTCCCTACGGACAAGTTTGGTGTACCACTGGCGGGCTCTTTGATTCCATGGATCGATGTGAAACGCGATAATGGTCAGAGTAAAGAAGAATGGAAAGCGGGTGTTGAAGCGAACAAGATTCTCGGCTTCCAAGATGCGCCTGTACCCATTGATGGCACTTGTGTTCGAATCGGCGCAATGCGTTGTCATTCTCAAGCGCTGACGATCAAGCTCAAACAAAATGTCCCAATGGATGAAATCGAAGAGATGATCGCCACCCACAACGACTGGGTTAAAGTGATTCCTAATGACCGCGATATTACGGCACAAGAACTGACGCCGGCGAAAGTCACAGGTACGCTATCGATTCCAGTCGGTCGACTACGTAAAATGGCGATGGGTGATGACTTCCTCAATGCGTTTACTGTGGGGGACCAACTACTATGGGGTGCAGCAGAACCGCTACGTCGTACGCTACGTATTATTCTGGCTGAAAAAGCGTAAATCTCAACGCGATACAAACACCTTATCTTTGGATTTCTTGCCTCAAAAGATCAAAAAGGGTTGACGTTTTACGTCAACCCTTTCATTTTCCGGCTAGCCCACTTCTAGTCCTCTACGGTGACGATCCGTTGATCAGGGTCCGCCAGCTCGCTCCCACAATATTTGCAATGCATCGCATCAGATTCGTGGCCCGATTTAGAACAGTTGGGGCATTTAACCAGAGATTTGTGCGAGTTCATTTCTTGATTAAGTTCGGCGGTAATGATACCTGTTGGGACGGCTAAGATAGAGTAACCAAGCAACATAGTGATAGAAGCGATGGCCTTGCCCAAATTGGTTTGTGGGACAAGATCGCCGTACCCGACGGTTGTGATGGTCACGATTGCCCAGTAGATACTTTTAGGGATGCTCGTAAAACCGTTTTGGGGCCCTTCAATAACAAAGATCAGCGCACCAAAAATGGTGACGAGAATGGCGACAGTACTGAAGAATATGAAGATTTTTCTTCTTGCCATCAACAATGAACGCAACAGGATGTTAGAGTCTTGTAAGTAGCGAACCAGCTTAAGTACGCGGAATATCCGCATCACACGCAACAGCCTGACGACCCCCATGAATGTTGCGGACGGAAAGAAAAACGCTAAGTAAGTCGGCAAAATGGCCAACAGATCGACAACGCCGTAAAAGCTTTTGGCATAAGCGATTGGTTTGGGTGAACAGTAAAGACGCAACAAATATTCAATAGTGAAGAGAGCGGTAAATGTGTATTCACAATAACGCAGTTCTGTTCGCCACTGAGACGCGACGACTGGGACCGATTCGAGAACCAGAACCAGTAACGAAGAAAGAATCGCAATGATGAGAGCGATATCAAAGGCACGCCCGGCTTTGGTATGCGTGCCAAAAATGATGATGTAGAGGTGATGTTTGAGAGAATTGCGTGGCATGACGGTACTAACTTTTAAACGATAGCGTTAATCATACCTTCATCATCCATGTCAGGCCAATCCAGGAAACAAGTTACGCAAGCCATTAGCAATAAATTCAATGCCAAGCGCTCCTAGAATTAACCCCATTATCCGCGTGATCACGTTGATACCCGTTTGGCCAAGAAAGCGGACTATTAGTGGTGCTGAGCGGAATAAGAACCAAGAGCAAAGGCAGAATAAGCTGACGGTAATAATGATACCAAGGGTATCCAGCATGGTTGGATAACGGGCACCATAAACAATCGTTGAACTGATCGCACCGGGGCCTGCCATCAAAGGCATGGCGAGAGGCACCACGCCAATTTGTTCGCGGCTAACATATTCAGACTTTTCTTGTTTGTTCTGCTTATCTTCACCTAACTTACCACTCATCATCGAAAAAGCGATGCTAAGCAGTAGCAGACCACCAGCGACGCGAAATGAATCGAGTGAAATGCTGAACATATCTAGCAACATCTGACCCGCCAGTAGAGAAACGATAAGAATCACCGCAACCGCGAGATTAGCAGTTGCGGCCGTTTTATGCTTTTCTTCCAGCGTCATATGCCCAGTTAAAGAAACAAACACCGGCATGATCCCGACAGGATTTACAGCGGCGACTAACCCAAGAAAAAATTGTAAAAAAATTGCGATTTCGAACGTTTGCATTGCGTGTGCCTACACAAAGTAAAGACCAGAACAGAGCCACCAGAGTGACATGCGGAATATAGTCTAAAATTGGCGGCGTAACGAATGAAAAAAATCTAACGCTTATCTGAATGGATGAATAGGAAGGTCTAATTGCTGGCTGCACTGTAACATTAGCACGGTGTCTATCGATTTACACAAACGTTAACATTTGCACATTTTTAATAAAAAGTGAGTGGGATGTTAGCGCCTTATCCTCGATTAGATATAAGCTTAGTAGCACAATGTTCGTGAAGTACATGTAATTCCGTGGTCAGAAAATGAAACTTTTTACAGTTTGTGTTCAGTTGGAAAGTTGAAAGACGCCTGATTGGTAAATTTGTTGTGTTTTGAAATTTGTTTTTATTGCTTTAAATTCAAGTTCTTATGCTTTTTATCTGACGCCAGCTACGACTTAATAGGTAAATAGTATTTCAGAACTGATCTGGGTCAATTTTTTTCATAACTTGAAATAATATAATCAGCCCTGAAAGCAATTTACTAAGAAAGACTGTTAAATCAATGCTCAATGTGCCGACAGCTTACTTACTAAAAAGTTTTTAATAATTTGTTAATTTTAGGAGATTCCCTATGCCTGTAACTAATATGGCTGAACTAGATGCAATGGTTGCTCGCGTTAAAAAAGCGCAAGAAGAGTTCGCTACATACTCTCAAGAGCAGGTGGACAAAATCTTCCGTGCAGCGTCTCTTGCCGCTAACCAAGCTCGTATCCCGCTCGCTCAACAAGCGGTAGAAGAATCTGGTATGGGTATTGTTGAAGATAAAGTAATCAAGAACCACTTCGCTTCTGAGTTTATCTACAACAAATACAAAGACGAACAAACTTGTGGCATCCTTGAAGAGGATGACAACCTAGGTACTATGACTATCGCTGAGCCAGTAGGTATCATCTGCGGTATCGTACCAACGACTAACCCGACTTCTACTGCT
This window of the Vibrio neptunius genome carries:
- the asd gene encoding aspartate-semialdehyde dehydrogenase produces the protein MRVGLVGWRGMVGSVLMQRMVEEKDFDLIEPVFYSTSQVGIPAPLFGNRKVGKEAGLLQDAFDIESLKQLDAVVTCQGGSYTEKVYPALRQAGWKGYWIDAASTLRMAQDSIIALDPVNMAQIQQGIHGGTNTFVGGNCTVSLMLMGLGGLFEKGLVEWTSAMTYQAASGAGAQNMRELISQMGVINDSVSSELANPSSSILDIDKKVADTMRSGSFPTDKFGVPLAGSLIPWIDVKRDNGQSKEEWKAGVEANKILGFQDAPVPIDGTCVRIGAMRCHSQALTIKLKQNVPMDEIEEMIATHNDWVKVIPNDRDITAQELTPAKVTGTLSIPVGRLRKMAMGDDFLNAFTVGDQLLWGAAEPLRRTLRIILAEKA
- a CDS encoding ion transporter — protein: MPRNSLKHHLYIIIFGTHTKAGRAFDIALIIAILSSLLVLVLESVPVVASQWRTELRYCEYTFTALFTIEYLLRLYCSPKPIAYAKSFYGVVDLLAILPTYLAFFFPSATFMGVVRLLRVMRIFRVLKLVRYLQDSNILLRSLLMARRKIFIFFSTVAILVTIFGALIFVIEGPQNGFTSIPKSIYWAIVTITTVGYGDLVPQTNLGKAIASITMLLGYSILAVPTGIITAELNQEMNSHKSLVKCPNCSKSGHESDAMHCKYCGSELADPDQRIVTVED
- a CDS encoding YchE family NAAT transporter — its product is MQTFEIAIFLQFFLGLVAAVNPVGIMPVFVSLTGHMTLEEKHKTAATANLAVAVILIVSLLAGQMLLDMFSISLDSFRVAGGLLLLSIAFSMMSGKLGEDKQNKQEKSEYVSREQIGVVPLAMPLMAGPGAISSTIVYGARYPTMLDTLGIIITVSLFCLCSWFLFRSAPLIVRFLGQTGINVITRIMGLILGALGIEFIANGLRNLFPGLA